From Gammaproteobacteria bacterium, one genomic window encodes:
- a CDS encoding response regulator produces the protein MKYILAADDEPVNLLLIEEMLMDEYEIKCVGDGLQCLKSVEDRLPDLILLDVAMPGMTGLEVCKQLHDNDKTRHIPVIILSGFASKEDIARGFEAGADFYISKPFRPATLREEIQKQLSD, from the coding sequence ATGAAATATATTCTTGCAGCTGATGACGAGCCGGTGAATCTTTTGCTCATAGAAGAGATGCTAATGGATGAGTATGAAATCAAATGTGTTGGAGATGGCCTGCAATGTTTAAAAAGCGTTGAGGATAGGCTGCCGGATCTTATACTGCTTGATGTGGCGATGCCCGGTATGACCGGTCTCGAAGTTTGTAAGCAACTGCATGATAATGATAAAACCCGGCATATTCCCGTAATTATTTTGTCAGGTTTTGCTTCAAAAGAAGATATTGCAAGGGGCTTTGAGGCAGGTGCGGATTTCTACATTTCCAAGCCTTTTCGCCCGGCTACATTGCGCGAAGAAATTCAAAAACAGTTGAGTGATTAG
- a CDS encoding PAS domain-containing sensor histidine kinase, with product MEELNRKVSNSLNYKYFLIAASVYVVWVFVFSFYNYQVSKKELLADLDARLELAARNYLNIVPADLHNKNMKKGDLTKEVDRELVLRSNEYARINHVYYLYSAIKVDNKIYFTMGNGTEKDMAELDGGGYYFYPYEEAQPHFFKSFEVTEPLFHDTTDHWGSFRSVVIPYVSKDGTKFVVGADITTGYIDELLKKELELTLIVSVLFLVFAAPILGVFISHTRRWAKSLEIQTHKTIANEEKLRSLVKLAVDAIITTDDKGIVTDFNDSAHKMFGYTEDEIVGANVNVIIANSIDNASNNFLSSFYKLGEGEETNNTQEFYAQRKNGEIFPIEISVTEVILNKKERIFSTIIRDLTEKKQKEKQLHNLVEKSEAANRAKSEFLHKMSHELRTPLHGIIAFSQLGFEKAETEKMQKYFDTISKSGGRLKTLLDDLLDLSKLEAGKMELSFTNQNVRAIIDDCIMEQQGLINQYHLNITVVENTSYFNAECDIGRLSQVILNLLNNAIKFAPENSTITIVISSVTQIEGNAVNALQISVADQGVGVPKESRERIFDKFSQTSTVNDKMTGTGLGLAISRELIKAHNGIIWCQESESGGAEFVFRIPVLSVSGENPIYAEAI from the coding sequence ATGGAAGAGTTAAATCGAAAAGTGTCCAATAGTCTGAATTATAAGTATTTCCTTATTGCGGCATCAGTATATGTCGTCTGGGTTTTTGTTTTTTCCTTTTACAACTATCAGGTCTCAAAGAAAGAACTCCTGGCGGACCTCGACGCGAGGTTGGAGCTGGCAGCGCGTAATTATCTTAATATTGTTCCTGCTGATCTACACAATAAAAATATGAAAAAAGGTGATTTAACGAAAGAAGTGGATCGTGAGCTTGTATTGCGTTCCAATGAATACGCCAGAATAAATCACGTTTATTACCTATATTCAGCGATCAAGGTAGACAATAAAATCTACTTCACCATGGGTAACGGTACAGAAAAAGACATGGCGGAGCTGGATGGTGGGGGTTACTATTTCTATCCCTATGAAGAAGCCCAACCCCATTTTTTTAAATCTTTTGAAGTGACTGAGCCCTTGTTTCACGATACCACCGATCATTGGGGAAGCTTTCGCAGCGTTGTGATTCCTTATGTGTCCAAGGACGGGACAAAGTTTGTAGTTGGTGCTGATATTACCACGGGCTATATAGATGAATTGCTCAAGAAAGAGTTGGAGTTAACGCTTATTGTCTCTGTGTTATTTTTGGTTTTTGCGGCGCCAATTCTGGGCGTGTTTATTTCTCATACGCGACGATGGGCAAAGAGTCTGGAGATTCAAACTCACAAAACTATAGCCAATGAAGAGAAACTAAGATCCCTGGTTAAACTTGCGGTGGACGCAATCATTACCACGGACGATAAAGGTATTGTGACTGACTTTAATGACTCGGCCCACAAAATGTTTGGTTACACGGAAGATGAAATTGTTGGGGCCAATGTAAACGTTATTATCGCAAACAGTATCGACAACGCATCCAACAATTTCCTGTCTTCATTTTACAAATTGGGCGAAGGTGAAGAAACCAATAACACGCAAGAGTTTTATGCCCAGCGTAAAAACGGTGAGATATTTCCAATAGAAATATCGGTCACTGAAGTTATTCTGAACAAGAAGGAAAGGATATTCTCCACCATCATCCGTGATCTCACTGAAAAGAAACAAAAAGAAAAACAGCTGCATAACCTGGTGGAAAAATCAGAGGCTGCGAATAGGGCCAAGAGTGAATTCCTTCACAAAATGAGCCATGAGTTACGCACTCCGCTGCATGGAATAATTGCGTTTTCTCAGCTGGGTTTTGAAAAGGCTGAGACTGAAAAAATGCAGAAGTACTTTGATACCATCAGCAAAAGTGGCGGTAGGCTGAAAACACTGCTCGACGATTTGTTGGATCTCAGCAAGCTCGAAGCCGGTAAAATGGAGTTGAGTTTCACCAATCAAAATGTAAGGGCCATTATCGATGACTGTATTATGGAGCAGCAGGGGCTGATAAATCAGTATCATTTGAATATAACAGTGGTTGAAAATACGTCCTATTTTAATGCTGAATGTGATATTGGACGTTTGTCTCAGGTGATCCTAAACCTGCTTAATAATGCCATAAAGTTCGCCCCGGAAAATTCAACGATAACAATCGTAATTTCATCAGTAACACAAATAGAGGGTAATGCAGTCAACGCATTGCAGATAAGCGTGGCGGATCAGGGTGTTGGTGTACCGAAAGAAAGTCGAGAACGCATTTTCGACAAATTTTCCCAGACCAGTACCGTCAATGACAAAATGACGGGTACGGGGTTGGGGTTGGCAATATCACGTGAACTGATTAAAGCACATAATGGAATCATTTGGTGTCAGGAGTCGGAGTCAGGGGGTGCAGAATTTGTATTCAGAATACCTGTGCTCAGCGTGAGCGGTGAAAACCCAATATATGCAGAGGCCATATGA